The DNA region TGGAAGAAGGGTTAAAGCTTTATGATCAAAATGATTTTGCAAAAGCTTTTTCTCTATTTGAAAAATCTTGTAATGACGTAAATGCAAGAGGATGTTATATGCTTGGCAAAATGTATGGTTATGGTCAAGGTGTTAAGACAGATTTTTTAAAAGCATCACAATTTTATGAAAAAGCCTGTAATGGGGGAGATGCAGAAGGGTGTCTTACTCTTGGGAATATGTATAACGTAGGAGACGGTGTTCAACAAAATTCTTCTAAAGCAGTGTCATTGTATGAAAAAGCGTGCAATGGTGGAAATGTATATGGATGTTTTAATTTTGGAAATATGTATAATAATGGTCAAGGTATCAAACAAGATTATTCTAAGGCTATACAATTTTATGAAAAAGCCTGCAATGGTGGCTTTGCAGCAGGTTGCTATAATTTTGGAGTGATGTCCGCGAATGGTCAAGGTATCAAAAAAGATTATTCTAAGGCTATACAATTTTATGAAAAAGCCTGCAAGGGTGATGATATGTTAGGATGCAATAATCTTGGAAATATGTATAGTGCTGGTCGAGGCGTCAAACAAGATTTTTCTAAAGCGATACCACTCTACGAAAAAGCATGTAATAGTGGTGAGGCATTAGGATGTAACAACCTTGGATTAAGGTATGATAAGGGGGAAGGCATCAAACAAGATTCTTTTAAAGCGTTTCAATTATATGAAAAAGCGTGTAAGGGCGATAATGCCTCAGGATGTAGTAACCTTGGCGCAATGTATTTTAATGGTCAAGGTGTTAAACAAAATTCAACCAAAGCTCTTGATTTTTTTGGGAAAGCATGTGATTTGAAAAATGAACAAGGGTGTCAAAATTATGCTAAATTGAAAAAACAATTAGGTAAATAATTCCTGCTGACACTTTCTATAAAATAAATCAAGTGAAGTGAGCCACCGCCCTATGTGCGGATGGCTTCACTTCGATTCTGATAGCTTAAAAAATTCAATCATCATATTTTGCACACTTTCCCTAATATACGGCACTTGAATCAGGTTTTTATCACTCGTTAACCCATCTTTTAAAATAGCTCTACCTTTATTAAAATCTGCAACTTTCGTCTTGGTAATCAATTGAATATCTTCCTGTGTACCTATTGTGTTGTTCATATTAAAATCACTATCTGTTTTCATAAGCACTTTTGATTGAATATTAGTAAGCACATTCGTGGGAATATTCGTACTATCGATTTTTTGCGCAAATAACAGCAAAATGATTTTTGCGGCTCTTCCTTTTTGAAAAATATCTATCATATTCGCAAAAATTGAATCTTTGATTTTTTTATCATGATATGTGCCAATAGTGCCTACTTCATCTATAATCACAAAGATAGGCTTACCATCGTAAACTAATAAATTTTTTTGCTTCATGTGTTGAAATCGGTTATTCATAAGCTCTTTTAGCTCATGAAATATTGTATCAACTTCTTCAACATTATCAATAAATTTGATATAAGAAAGCCCGTTATATCGAGAAAGTTCAGGAGCTTTAAGGTCAATCATAATGATAAAATCAAGAAGTTTTTCATTATATAGAAGTGAAAATATGAGTAAATTCATAAAGTTGGATTTTCCACTTCCGCTTTCACCCACCGTTATCATATGTGTTTGGGCTTGTATTGGCAAATAGTATTTCCCATCTTTGAAAAACCCATAAAATATATGCTCTTTTTTGAGGTGAAATAATGGTGATTCTGTCTCAATATTCTTATGAAGTGTGTAAAATTTTAGAACCACATATTTATGTTTATACGGCTTTATATCCACTTCTACTGGTTTATCATGTATCCCTAAATAATGCACAATTTCATTTAATCTATTGATTTGATACTCTTCACAGTTGATAGCACTTCTATTATAAAAATAGGCTGTTTTCGTTTTTTTATCAAACTTTACAAACTGATCTAAAAATACTTTATTATTTCTTGCATCATTTGTTGATCTTGAGATTAATTTAAGTGCATATGGCATAGTGATAAATTGCCAGTATTTCGTATAAAAATAGATTCGCTCAGCTAATAAAAAACAGCCTATTGTAATTGTTAAAGAATCTAATGATGCAAAATTAAAGACACTGTTTTGAATTGACACATACAATAGGAGGAGCAAAAAGCCCCTCCATAAAGTATCATAGATAAATAATCTCATGCCCTCGATCATTTTCTAATCTCATTTTTTTTCATCGCATCGCATTGTGTAAAATAGATTGTGTTATTGACACACGCAATTACAATAGGAACAGAGACAAATTCATCTTTTTTGAGCTGAATAATGTCTGCTTCTTGTGTGATTTTTACTTTGATAATTTCCATTCCTTTCGCTTCACTTTCCATTAAAAATTGAGCATATACTGTTTTTTTACCCTCGTATGTTTTTTCGGTAATTGCCATTAATTTGCCATTAATTAAAATTTTAGTTTGCATTGTTTTGTCCTTATTTTTATTATTTACACTGCTGATACAGTGACATATAGGCTCTTTGAATAGAGCAACTTATTTCTATACTTAATGGTGAGTTCTCTTACCCGATAAGAGAGATTTTGAGTGGATGGGGAGCGGATTCGATTGATTTTAAGTTCAATTTTAAACAGTGAATTCGCATCACCAAAAGTTTCTCGGTTGATAGATGTTCTTTTGAGATCAAGACGTTTTATTTGTTTTTTAATAAAGGTATTTTCTTGCAAATAAATGTAATACGGAATGTTTTTTTCTTTGATTATCGGGTCAATAATTGCCTTAATGTCAGGGGTAATTGAGTAGTAAATTTTTTTGTATAAGAACTGTGTTAACCCTAAATTACTGCTGGTAACGATACGAATTTTGTGATGTTTTTTCCATCCATCTAGTGATCGTATCGCAAAGTAATCTTTTGAATCACTCAAATTTTTAGTGATATATTTTAAAAGGTAACGAGTAGCACTATTCACATTATCGCGAAATCTACACTCTTCAAAATCCACTTGATTTAATGCGTACTCTGCAATAACTCTTTGATATACCGCTTTTACATCATCTATATACTTCACAGGAAAGAAACAAAGATAGTGCAAGTGTGGAATCATTGTTGAATGTGGTTCAAAAACCTTGACATATAAGAATTCATCTTTAACATAATTTTTAATTCTCTTGTAAAATGTTCGAATCAAATTATTTAAAAATACACACCCATCATCTATTGCATCATGTAAAGTATTAAATATAAATTGTTCATTTGTGGCGACATATAATCGTTCGCCATTTTTTCCTTTACGTGATTTGAAAGGATGAAATGGAGAGGGTAACGTGAATGTAAGGAAAACACTTGCATATTC from Sulfurospirillum diekertiae includes:
- a CDS encoding SEL1-like repeat protein, with protein sequence MKRLCLIFVMLLGTSLFGSDLEEGLKLYDQNDFAKAFSLFEKSCNDVNARGCYMLGKMYGYGQGVKTDFLKASQFYEKACNGGDAEGCLTLGNMYNVGDGVQQNSSKAVSLYEKACNGGNVYGCFNFGNMYNNGQGIKQDYSKAIQFYEKACNGGFAAGCYNFGVMSANGQGIKKDYSKAIQFYEKACKGDDMLGCNNLGNMYSAGRGVKQDFSKAIPLYEKACNSGEALGCNNLGLRYDKGEGIKQDSFKAFQLYEKACKGDNASGCSNLGAMYFNGQGVKQNSTKALDFFGKACDLKNEQGCQNYAKLKKQLGK
- a CDS encoding FtsK/SpoIIIE domain-containing protein, with the protein product MRLFIYDTLWRGFLLLLLYVSIQNSVFNFASLDSLTITIGCFLLAERIYFYTKYWQFITMPYALKLISRSTNDARNNKVFLDQFVKFDKKTKTAYFYNRSAINCEEYQINRLNEIVHYLGIHDKPVEVDIKPYKHKYVVLKFYTLHKNIETESPLFHLKKEHIFYGFFKDGKYYLPIQAQTHMITVGESGSGKSNFMNLLIFSLLYNEKLLDFIIMIDLKAPELSRYNGLSYIKFIDNVEEVDTIFHELKELMNNRFQHMKQKNLLVYDGKPIFVIIDEVGTIGTYHDKKIKDSIFANMIDIFQKGRAAKIILLLFAQKIDSTNIPTNVLTNIQSKVLMKTDSDFNMNNTIGTQEDIQLITKTKVADFNKGRAILKDGLTSDKNLIQVPYIRESVQNMMIEFFKLSESK
- a CDS encoding replication endonuclease translates to MKSIHATKKLQNTELYKELQGNLKNYYEISTVKEKKQKSYLSRLNLCNTKTGELLKLNYDFEAEYKKYCKLIEQKSLAIEHTAQELEYASVFLTFTLPSPFHPFKSRKGKNGERLYVATNEQFIFNTLHDAIDDGCVFLNNLIRTFYKRIKNYVKDEFLYVKVFEPHSTMIPHLHYLCFFPVKYIDDVKAVYQRVIAEYALNQVDFEECRFRDNVNSATRYLLKYITKNLSDSKDYFAIRSLDGWKKHHKIRIVTSSNLGLTQFLYKKIYYSITPDIKAIIDPIIKEKNIPYYIYLQENTFIKKQIKRLDLKRTSINRETFGDANSLFKIELKINRIRSPSTQNLSYRVRELTIKYRNKLLYSKSLYVTVSAV